One Sphingobacteruim zhuxiongii DNA window includes the following coding sequences:
- the gldB gene encoding gliding motility lipoprotein GldB, with protein MSPTINKLFLFLFLSFLFISCQSKKGKPDVSSVPVDIKIERFDRAIAELKPEDIQSKNKSWQQQYNPFYSDYMQFMLKVSDPRDSIYLNEVLSEVIKKKDFVDLAAAVAKKYPDMKKQEAELSAAFSYIKYYFPNYEVPRLISFFSGFEVQVPIGEKYIGIGLDMFLGTNSPFYPALIGSIPLYVSRRFTPENITPRVIEAVIREELYPIKDADVNTLQQMVYHGKVLYAMDQLTDCQDSLKIGYTSAQLAWAEQYQRDVWQWFLEEDLLYSTDYLRTQKYFTEAPFTPELGGNNESAPKLGTFIGWQIVRKYMEKHPEKTLTDLLKAENAQEILEDSKFKGN; from the coding sequence ATGAGTCCTACTATTAACAAGCTATTTTTATTTCTGTTTCTGTCTTTCTTATTTATTTCCTGTCAATCAAAAAAGGGGAAGCCTGATGTTTCTTCGGTACCGGTCGATATTAAAATTGAACGATTCGATCGTGCAATTGCAGAATTGAAGCCTGAAGATATTCAATCTAAAAACAAGAGCTGGCAACAACAGTATAATCCGTTTTATTCCGATTACATGCAGTTTATGTTAAAGGTTAGTGATCCTCGAGATTCAATCTATCTTAACGAAGTTTTGAGCGAAGTAATTAAGAAAAAAGACTTTGTGGATTTGGCAGCAGCGGTAGCGAAAAAATACCCAGATATGAAAAAACAAGAAGCCGAGCTGAGTGCGGCTTTCAGTTATATTAAGTATTACTTTCCAAATTATGAGGTTCCGAGACTAATCTCTTTTTTCTCTGGGTTTGAAGTGCAAGTGCCGATTGGCGAGAAGTATATTGGTATTGGGCTTGATATGTTCTTAGGGACCAACTCACCATTCTATCCGGCATTAATAGGATCTATTCCTTTGTACGTTTCACGTCGCTTTACTCCTGAGAATATTACTCCCCGTGTTATCGAAGCGGTCATTAGAGAAGAACTTTATCCAATTAAAGACGCGGATGTAAATACACTGCAACAAATGGTCTATCATGGAAAAGTACTTTATGCGATGGATCAATTAACGGACTGCCAAGATTCACTTAAAATAGGCTATACCAGCGCTCAATTAGCCTGGGCAGAACAGTATCAAAGGGATGTTTGGCAATGGTTTTTGGAGGAAGATTTATTGTATAGTACGGATTATTTAAGGACGCAGAAATATTTTACAGAAGCACCTTTTACGCCAGAGCTAGGTGGGAATAATGAGTCTGCACCAAAGTTAGGAACCTTCATCGGTTGGCAGATAGTAAGGAAGTATATGGAAAAACATCCTGAGAAAACGCTGACAGATTTATTGAAAGCAGAAAACGCACAAGAAATTTTGGAGGATTCCAAGTTTAAAGGGAATTAA
- a CDS encoding NAD+ synthase yields the protein MKIALSQLNYHIGNFEQNNHKIIQAIQVAKASGAELIVFAELAIGGYPAKDLLRNSSFLDQCEQSVREIAQACQGIGCIIGAPVRNKDAEGKALYNTALLLENGEVKHTVKKSLLPDYDVFDEYRYFEPNKHVNCIQFHGKTIALTICEDLWDDDGPNSYVGDIMLELAKEQPDLIINIAASPFSYTHFESRKNVLSRNVIKTNAPLIYVNQVGAHTDIIFDGRSLAFNKKAEIIGELEAFKEDMAYVELEKDLTAFEENRVVNHTEISLIHQAIILGLKDYFQKSGFKKAVLGLSGGLDSALVAALACEALGPENVLSVLMPSIYSSDHSLKDALDLVKNTGCEHRIIPIKDIANAFEVGLAESFAGKSPDTTEENIQARTRGTLLMAMSNKFGNILLNTSNKSEAAVGYGTLYGDMAGSLSVIGDVYKTQAYQLANYINRDREIIPVNTIVKPPSAELRPDQKDSDSLPPYDTLDAILFQLVEMEKSASELIHLGFDEALVQRISKLLNNAEFKRFQAPPILRVSPKAFGSGRAMPLVAKYPF from the coding sequence ATGAAAATTGCTTTATCACAACTCAACTACCACATCGGAAATTTTGAACAAAACAACCATAAAATAATTCAAGCTATCCAAGTAGCGAAAGCATCTGGAGCAGAATTAATTGTCTTTGCAGAGTTGGCAATTGGTGGATATCCCGCCAAAGATTTACTTCGAAATTCATCATTTTTAGATCAGTGTGAACAGAGCGTTCGCGAGATTGCTCAGGCATGCCAGGGAATTGGATGCATTATTGGCGCACCTGTACGAAATAAAGATGCTGAAGGGAAAGCTCTATATAACACCGCACTTCTTTTAGAAAATGGTGAGGTAAAACATACCGTTAAGAAAAGTTTGCTTCCGGACTATGACGTCTTCGATGAATACCGTTACTTCGAGCCCAATAAACACGTGAACTGTATTCAATTTCACGGCAAGACGATTGCCCTAACCATTTGCGAAGACCTATGGGATGATGACGGACCAAACTCCTACGTAGGTGATATCATGCTTGAATTAGCGAAAGAGCAACCAGATTTAATTATAAATATAGCGGCATCTCCATTTTCGTATACGCACTTTGAGAGCAGAAAAAATGTATTGAGCCGTAATGTAATTAAAACCAACGCCCCATTGATTTATGTAAATCAAGTTGGAGCCCATACTGACATTATTTTTGATGGAAGATCCCTTGCATTTAATAAAAAGGCTGAAATTATCGGAGAGTTGGAAGCATTCAAGGAAGACATGGCTTATGTCGAATTGGAAAAGGATTTAACAGCATTCGAAGAAAACAGAGTAGTTAACCATACTGAGATTTCACTAATTCATCAAGCGATCATTTTAGGCTTAAAAGATTATTTTCAGAAATCTGGCTTTAAGAAGGCAGTGCTTGGTCTTTCTGGAGGTCTTGATTCTGCATTGGTTGCAGCCTTGGCCTGCGAAGCATTAGGACCGGAGAATGTATTGAGTGTACTGATGCCATCAATTTATTCGTCTGACCACTCATTGAAAGATGCTTTGGATTTAGTAAAAAACACGGGATGTGAGCATCGAATAATCCCCATAAAAGATATCGCTAATGCATTTGAAGTTGGCTTAGCAGAAAGTTTTGCAGGTAAATCTCCAGATACTACGGAAGAAAATATTCAAGCTAGAACAAGGGGGACTCTTTTAATGGCGATGTCTAATAAATTTGGTAACATCTTGCTAAATACTTCCAACAAGAGTGAAGCTGCTGTTGGATATGGGACATTATATGGGGATATGGCAGGTTCATTAAGCGTTATTGGTGATGTGTATAAAACACAAGCTTATCAATTGGCAAATTATATTAATCGGGATCGCGAAATTATTCCAGTTAATACGATTGTAAAACCTCCTTCCGCCGAACTGAGACCCGATCAAAAAGATTCTGATTCGCTTCCTCCCTATGATACCCTTGATGCGATTTTATTTCAACTTGTCGAGATGGAAAAATCGGCTAGCGAATTGATCCATCTAGGTTTTGATGAGGCACTTGTACAAAGGATTTCGAAGTTGTTAAACAACGCTGAATTCAAGCGTTTTCAAGCACCTCCTATTTTAAGAGTAAGTCCAAAGGCGTTTGGATCGGGAAGAGCGATGCCTTTAGTTGCAAAATATCCTTTTTAA
- a CDS encoding DUF4136 domain-containing protein, translating to MKSLWSIIIVGIALFFASCSSYKYNTTRVQNLDFSQYKTYGWLPPVDSLSKNYFTNDISRSNIISSANKEIEARGLSYSKENPDVLFRYVTIVNNKSRVVYSQSYGWGGPWGMYRPWGWGWYGGGASYPVGKERFRYAHVIIEAIDRRSNAVVWQARGSGEIKSPEKAINNLPKVIQGIFKEYPMK from the coding sequence ATGAAATCGCTTTGGTCAATAATTATCGTCGGGATTGCTTTATTTTTTGCGTCCTGTTCATCCTACAAGTACAATACGACTAGGGTGCAAAATTTAGATTTCTCTCAATATAAAACCTATGGCTGGTTACCTCCAGTAGACTCTCTTTCCAAGAATTATTTCACAAATGATATTTCTAGAAGTAATATTATCTCTTCTGCAAATAAAGAAATTGAAGCTAGAGGTTTGAGTTATTCAAAGGAAAACCCAGATGTTCTCTTCCGTTATGTGACAATCGTAAACAACAAAAGTCGCGTAGTATATAGCCAAAGCTATGGATGGGGCGGCCCATGGGGAATGTATCGCCCTTGGGGATGGGGATGGTATGGAGGCGGTGCTTCTTACCCTGTTGGAAAAGAGAGATTCCGATATGCTCACGTCATCATTGAAGCAATTGATCGTAGATCGAATGCTGTAGTATGGCAAGCTCGTGGATCTGGTGAAATAAAAAGCCCTGAAAAAGCAATCAATAACCTACCTAAAGTTATTCAGGGTATTTTCAAAGAGTATCCAATGAAATAA
- a CDS encoding GntR family transcriptional regulator, translating to MTSKVTDFLKTIQISDFSATPKYQQLASAIIDAVKNGTLEKDDMLPSINELSVYVDISRDTVEKAYKFLKNSDVIASIPGKGYYVATTDVKQRHKIALLLNKLSAHKKIVYDSFAKELADEAALDLFVYNSDITYLRTLLSNLTKTYDYYVLFPHFKEGRDQASEIINKYIPREKLVLLGKYVDDIQGDFAAVYENYEKDIYSALEEALPALSKYSTIKLIFPDNSDYPKSIIKGFYKFAQQYAFNHSLVSDLDKERISVGTCYINIAEDDLVKLLDKIIGKKLKIGVDVGVISYNETPLKKFILNGITTISTDFEMMGKMAAELIINKSKDHVEVPFYINQRPSI from the coding sequence ATGACTAGTAAGGTAACTGACTTTCTAAAAACCATTCAAATAAGTGATTTTTCGGCGACACCGAAGTATCAGCAACTAGCGTCTGCTATAATTGATGCGGTTAAGAATGGAACATTGGAGAAAGATGATATGTTACCGTCGATTAATGAACTTAGTGTTTATGTCGATATTTCAAGGGATACAGTCGAAAAAGCTTATAAATTTCTTAAAAATTCTGATGTCATAGCATCTATTCCTGGTAAGGGATATTATGTTGCTACAACAGATGTTAAACAAAGGCATAAAATAGCGTTGCTATTGAATAAGCTAAGTGCGCATAAGAAGATTGTATACGACTCATTTGCGAAAGAATTGGCCGATGAAGCTGCCTTGGATTTATTCGTTTACAATAGTGATATTACCTATTTAAGAACCTTATTGAGTAATCTGACGAAGACTTATGATTACTATGTTCTTTTTCCTCATTTTAAAGAGGGTAGAGATCAAGCTTCGGAGATTATTAATAAATATATTCCACGTGAAAAACTGGTCTTGTTGGGGAAATATGTCGATGATATACAGGGGGATTTTGCTGCTGTTTATGAGAATTATGAGAAAGACATTTACTCCGCATTGGAAGAGGCACTACCTGCTTTATCAAAGTATAGCACAATTAAATTGATTTTTCCTGACAACAGCGACTATCCAAAGTCGATCATAAAAGGCTTTTATAAGTTTGCTCAACAATATGCTTTTAACCATTCGCTTGTAAGTGATTTAGATAAAGAGCGGATTTCCGTAGGAACCTGTTATATCAATATTGCTGAGGATGATTTAGTCAAACTCTTGGATAAAATAATAGGTAAAAAACTCAAAATAGGAGTAGACGTTGGTGTCATCTCGTATAACGAGACGCCGTTAAAGAAATTTATTCTTAATGGCATTACAACGATTTCTACGGATTTCGAAATGATGGGTAAGATGGCCGCAGAGCTGATCATAAACAAATCGAAAGATCATGTAGAAGTTCCTTTCTACATCAACCAGAGACCATCTATTTAA
- a CDS encoding Dyp-type peroxidase, whose protein sequence is MVVNNSNVANQAQNVTDYPNNNTFFLVWELNSQISPTILKTIFQRVCALVINLNHSVLNRFPNAKASVVMGIGHDAWRKLNLPSPLPKELKNFQTIRGDKHTAVATAADLHFHIRADERSLAYDMANEISLVMNEIGNCIVEVQGFRYWDSRSILGFVDGTENPHGPERDYFAVVSDADPRYAGGSYLFVQKYIHDLRAWNNLSIEAQEKVIGRSKAMDIEMSDNEKPSNSHSALANVGDNFKVVRDNMPFGSVSDNEMGTYFICYASTFSTVEKMLTNMFVGNPEGNYDRILDFSTAKTGSLFFAPSLTMLSELAG, encoded by the coding sequence ATGGTTGTCAATAATTCCAATGTTGCAAATCAGGCGCAGAACGTTACAGATTATCCGAATAATAACACCTTTTTCCTTGTTTGGGAGCTCAACTCTCAAATATCCCCAACCATCTTAAAGACTATATTTCAACGCGTTTGTGCACTAGTGATTAATCTTAATCATTCTGTGCTGAATCGTTTCCCCAACGCAAAAGCTAGCGTCGTTATGGGTATCGGTCATGATGCTTGGAGAAAATTAAATCTTCCTTCGCCACTTCCAAAGGAGCTGAAAAATTTTCAAACTATTCGAGGAGACAAACATACGGCAGTTGCAACCGCGGCGGATCTACATTTTCATATACGTGCTGATGAACGGAGTTTGGCTTATGATATGGCAAATGAAATTAGCTTAGTGATGAACGAGATTGGTAATTGTATTGTTGAAGTTCAAGGATTTCGATACTGGGATAGTCGTTCAATTTTAGGTTTCGTGGATGGTACAGAAAACCCACATGGACCTGAGCGCGATTATTTCGCAGTTGTTTCAGATGCCGATCCAAGGTACGCTGGTGGTAGCTATCTATTTGTTCAAAAATACATCCATGATCTTCGCGCTTGGAATAACCTTTCAATTGAAGCCCAGGAGAAAGTTATTGGTCGCTCAAAAGCAATGGATATCGAGATGAGTGACAATGAAAAGCCATCCAATTCGCATAGCGCATTAGCAAATGTTGGAGATAACTTCAAAGTCGTTCGCGATAATATGCCTTTCGGAAGCGTTAGTGATAATGAGATGGGAACTTATTTCATCTGTTACGCCAGTACGTTTAGTACAGTTGAAAAGATGTTGACAAATATGTTTGTTGGCAACCCGGAGGGTAATTACGATCGAATACTAGATTTTAGTACTGCGAAAACAGGAAGTTTGTTTTTTGCTCCCTCTTTAACCATGTTGAGTGAGCTAGCGGGTTAG
- a CDS encoding alkaline phosphatase family protein: MNRVAVIDVVGLSQSVLGEYTPFLNEYIKRHHLGDIKPAMPALTTAAQTTYLTGKNPNEHGIVANGWYDHAASEIQFWKQSNKLVQSENIWVTAKKRNPAFTCAQMFWWYNMYNDADYSVTPRPNYLADGRKMPDCYAYPASLRDELTEKFGKFPLFNFWGPNANITSSRWIADAAMYVEEKHQPTLNLIYLPHLDYCLQKHGPNLELIKSELLEIDTLVKELVTFFEGRGIEVVILSEYGIAAVDQPIHINRALRKEGFLEIRIERGLELLDAAASDAFAVSDHQIAHVYCKNRSIQERVKKSLSQLDGVDKVLDKEEQKAYGMDHERSGDLLVLAKRNAWFTYYFWEDDNVAPDYARMVDIHKKPGYDPVEMFMTSKSRAIFKLLLKKIGFRATLDITPLDANLVKGSHGIIDVEQQYFPIWISKDKFESSLEPTAIKDIILNKIFGPMG, from the coding sequence ATGAATAGAGTTGCCGTAATAGACGTTGTTGGATTGTCGCAGTCTGTCTTAGGGGAATATACCCCATTTCTAAATGAATATATTAAACGTCATCATTTAGGCGATATAAAGCCTGCGATGCCTGCGCTTACTACCGCTGCGCAAACGACATATTTAACCGGGAAAAATCCAAATGAACATGGTATTGTCGCGAATGGTTGGTATGATCATGCCGCTTCTGAAATCCAGTTTTGGAAACAGTCCAATAAATTAGTTCAGTCGGAGAATATATGGGTGACTGCGAAGAAGCGAAATCCAGCCTTTACGTGTGCTCAAATGTTTTGGTGGTACAATATGTACAACGATGCGGATTATTCCGTTACACCGCGCCCTAACTATCTTGCTGACGGCCGAAAGATGCCAGACTGCTATGCATATCCAGCTTCGCTGCGCGATGAACTTACAGAGAAGTTTGGGAAATTCCCATTATTCAATTTTTGGGGACCAAATGCGAATATTACTTCTTCTCGTTGGATTGCAGATGCAGCCATGTATGTCGAAGAGAAGCACCAACCAACATTGAATTTAATCTATTTACCACATTTAGATTATTGCTTGCAAAAGCATGGGCCTAATTTAGAATTGATTAAGTCTGAACTGTTGGAGATTGATACCTTGGTAAAAGAGCTGGTTACTTTTTTTGAAGGAAGAGGGATAGAGGTTGTTATACTTTCTGAATATGGAATTGCGGCAGTGGATCAACCAATTCATATTAATCGTGCTCTTCGAAAGGAGGGCTTTTTAGAGATTCGTATTGAACGTGGATTGGAATTGTTGGATGCCGCTGCGTCTGATGCATTTGCGGTTTCCGATCATCAAATTGCACACGTATACTGTAAGAATAGAAGCATTCAGGAGCGAGTAAAGAAGTCACTAAGCCAATTAGACGGTGTGGATAAGGTGTTGGATAAAGAAGAACAAAAGGCTTATGGAATGGATCATGAACGTTCTGGCGACTTGTTAGTTTTAGCGAAAAGAAATGCTTGGTTTACCTATTATTTCTGGGAAGATGACAACGTTGCACCAGATTATGCGCGTATGGTTGATATTCATAAAAAACCGGGCTACGATCCAGTAGAGATGTTTATGACTTCAAAGTCGAGAGCAATTTTTAAGCTTCTATTAAAAAAGATAGGATTTCGTGCTACACTCGATATTACCCCCTTAGATGCGAACTTAGTGAAAGGCTCTCATGGGATTATCGACGTTGAACAGCAATATTTCCCTATCTGGATTAGTAAAGATAAGTTTGAAAGCTCATTGGAGCCAACTGCCATCAAGGATATAATACTCAATAAAATATTTGGCCCGATGGGTTAA
- the eboE gene encoding metabolite traffic protein EboE, whose amino-acid sequence MKLANTHISYCTNIHPGQDWIDHFNQLAQYVPKIKSAVSPDASFGLGLRISAEASEQLSKPDVLLAFQQWLKEHDVYVFTLNGFPFGDFHEKRVKDMVHFPDWTSRKRKDYTIRLFDILAELIPDKAEAGISTSPLSYRFWFDESAEEWTTMRSESTQQILEVAAYLYDKEVQTGKYMHLDIEPEPDGVLENVDEFIEWYEQELLPLAVSFFQKTRGLDEEQSKLLVKRYVTICYDVCHFALAYENHSEAVDRLEQLGIQIGKFQVSSALKVNLTDNLADRQEKKKILEEFDEPIYLHQVIARNKSNELVKYLDLMDALPDIEDLTHVEWRSHFHVPIFLEQYGVISSTQQDILEVLALQKQRERTRHVEVETYTWAVLPKSLQMPIEDSISRELQWLLNELKD is encoded by the coding sequence ATGAAGTTAGCTAATACGCATATCTCATACTGTACAAATATACATCCTGGACAGGATTGGATAGATCATTTCAATCAGTTAGCGCAATATGTCCCGAAGATAAAGAGTGCGGTTTCTCCGGATGCTTCTTTTGGTTTAGGGCTGCGCATTTCTGCCGAAGCAAGTGAGCAGTTATCGAAACCAGATGTGTTGTTGGCGTTTCAGCAATGGCTTAAGGAGCATGATGTTTATGTCTTTACATTGAATGGATTTCCTTTTGGTGATTTTCATGAGAAAAGAGTTAAGGACATGGTTCACTTTCCGGATTGGACGAGTAGAAAGCGTAAAGACTATACCATTCGCCTTTTTGATATTTTAGCAGAACTTATACCAGATAAAGCAGAGGCGGGTATATCAACTTCACCGCTGAGCTATAGGTTTTGGTTTGATGAATCTGCGGAAGAATGGACTACGATGCGTAGTGAGTCAACACAACAAATTCTTGAAGTTGCGGCTTACCTTTACGATAAAGAAGTTCAGACGGGCAAATATATGCATCTTGATATTGAACCAGAGCCCGATGGTGTATTGGAAAATGTAGATGAGTTTATTGAATGGTATGAGCAAGAGCTCCTTCCTTTAGCAGTTTCCTTTTTCCAAAAAACACGAGGTTTGGATGAAGAGCAATCGAAGCTGCTCGTCAAACGTTACGTTACTATTTGCTATGATGTTTGCCACTTTGCGTTGGCTTACGAAAATCATTCAGAAGCCGTTGATCGCCTTGAGCAATTAGGTATTCAGATAGGGAAGTTTCAAGTTAGTTCTGCATTGAAAGTGAATCTGACGGATAATCTTGCAGATAGACAAGAAAAGAAGAAGATTTTAGAGGAATTTGATGAGCCTATTTATCTTCATCAGGTTATCGCAAGAAACAAGTCAAATGAATTGGTTAAGTATCTTGATTTAATGGATGCTTTACCTGATATCGAGGATCTAACACATGTGGAATGGCGTAGTCATTTCCATGTACCCATCTTTTTAGAACAGTACGGAGTAATTTCATCTACTCAGCAAGATATTTTAGAAGTCTTGGCTTTACAAAAGCAGCGCGAGCGCACAAGACATGTCGAAGTAGAGACCTATACTTGGGCTGTTCTTCCTAAATCACTACAAATGCCTATTGAAGACTCCATTTCGCGTGAGCTGCAATGGCTGTTAAACGAGTTAAAAGACTAA
- a CDS encoding 3-dehydroquinate synthase gives MERVLKQGFNIDYSYNIYFTEGIFAPHNKLLSDFFQQRRNPDFKQKVLVVVDSSVWKHHPNLNQELQDYFKDLNDVVLAGPPLVITGGEVCKNDPQALESIVQAIDEYAVDRHSYVFAIGGGAILDLVGYAAAISHRGIRHVRIPTTVLSQNDSGVGVKNSVNYKGKKNFLGTFTPPVAVFNDYSFLATLDKRSWLAGISEAIKVALIKDLDFYNWIQAQVEDLPRRDSQSMKELIYRCADLHLEHIRNGDPFELGSSRPLDFGHWSAHKLEQLSNFEVLHGEAVAIGLAIDVIYSYLIGNLTESEALSVVNLIHQLGLPVYHPILSEVEGKQQLLKGLTEFQEHLGGRLTVVLLEKLGKGRDYHHIDGDYVLQAIDILRDFEKEYNRLDEVS, from the coding sequence ATGGAACGTGTGTTAAAACAAGGCTTTAACATAGATTATTCTTACAATATCTATTTTACAGAGGGTATTTTTGCCCCACATAATAAATTACTTAGCGATTTCTTTCAACAAAGGAGAAATCCAGATTTCAAACAAAAAGTGCTCGTTGTTGTTGACAGTTCGGTTTGGAAGCATCATCCGAATTTGAATCAGGAGCTGCAGGACTATTTTAAAGATCTTAATGATGTCGTTTTAGCTGGGCCTCCCTTGGTAATAACTGGCGGAGAGGTTTGTAAAAATGATCCGCAAGCACTTGAATCAATTGTTCAAGCGATTGATGAATATGCTGTAGATCGACACTCCTATGTTTTCGCAATAGGAGGGGGCGCAATCCTAGATTTAGTAGGTTATGCAGCTGCAATTTCTCACAGAGGAATTCGTCATGTTAGAATACCAACAACAGTGCTTTCTCAGAATGACTCTGGTGTTGGTGTGAAGAATAGTGTGAATTATAAGGGAAAGAAAAATTTCTTAGGGACTTTTACGCCTCCCGTTGCGGTTTTCAATGATTATTCCTTTCTAGCTACCTTGGATAAACGCTCGTGGTTGGCAGGTATTTCTGAAGCGATAAAAGTAGCCTTGATCAAAGATTTAGATTTTTACAATTGGATTCAAGCGCAAGTAGAAGACTTACCTCGCAGAGATTCTCAATCAATGAAGGAGTTGATTTATCGTTGCGCTGACTTACATTTAGAGCATATACGTAATGGTGATCCATTTGAATTGGGATCTTCTCGCCCTTTAGACTTTGGTCATTGGAGCGCGCATAAATTAGAGCAGCTGAGTAATTTTGAAGTTTTACACGGAGAAGCAGTGGCTATTGGTTTAGCGATTGACGTCATATATTCTTATCTCATCGGTAATCTAACAGAATCAGAAGCACTTTCAGTTGTCAATTTAATTCATCAATTGGGATTACCAGTTTACCACCCGATACTCTCTGAAGTCGAAGGAAAGCAGCAATTGCTCAAAGGGCTTACAGAGTTCCAAGAACATCTAGGTGGAAGATTGACTGTTGTGTTGTTAGAGAAACTTGGGAAAGGTAGAGATTATCATCACATTGATGGCGACTATGTTTTACAAGCGATTGATATTTTACGTGATTTCGAAAAAGAATATAACCGATTAGATGAAGTTAGCTAA
- the eboC gene encoding UbiA-like protein EboC (EboC, a homolog the polyprenyltransferase UbiA, belongs to system of proteins involved in the trafficking of precursor metabolites to an extracytoplasmic compartment so that the biosynthesis of certain natural products, such as scytonemin, can be completed.) — protein sequence MKAWMQLIRPSNVLTAISDVLAGLAIACLFMIQGLPSWMDIVNIVVSSMLLYTGGIVFNDVFDAKLDRIERPERPIPSGRIAISSASIFGIVSFVIACWLAMQVNMTCLYVALAIVVMCILYNGIAKHHFILGPIAMGMCRGLNLLLGFAVIPASLTHWYIALVPVIYIASVTNISRGEVYGNNKTALQVSLGLYLLVILILSYFAWQSGHLYAFIFIGGFVLMISQPLFKALKTLEPMDIRKAVKFGVLALILMNASWIALSGFWVLALAVCCILPLSIVLAKKFVVT from the coding sequence ATGAAGGCATGGATGCAATTGATTAGACCTTCAAATGTGTTGACAGCGATCAGCGATGTGCTGGCAGGTTTAGCTATTGCCTGTTTGTTTATGATCCAAGGTTTACCGTCTTGGATGGATATCGTTAATATCGTCGTATCTAGTATGTTGCTTTATACAGGAGGTATTGTGTTTAACGATGTCTTTGATGCCAAATTAGATCGAATTGAACGCCCTGAGCGCCCGATACCGTCGGGAAGGATTGCGATATCGTCAGCTTCTATTTTCGGAATCGTATCCTTTGTAATTGCATGCTGGTTAGCGATGCAGGTCAACATGACCTGTTTATACGTAGCATTGGCTATTGTCGTGATGTGTATTTTGTATAATGGGATAGCAAAACATCATTTTATTCTGGGTCCCATAGCAATGGGTATGTGTCGAGGCTTAAATCTGTTGTTGGGTTTTGCTGTTATTCCAGCTTCGTTAACACATTGGTACATCGCACTTGTGCCGGTAATCTATATTGCTTCCGTAACAAATATTTCCCGTGGAGAGGTGTATGGAAATAATAAAACTGCATTACAGGTATCTTTAGGGCTTTACCTTTTGGTTATTTTAATCTTAAGCTATTTTGCGTGGCAAAGTGGCCATCTTTATGCATTTATTTTCATTGGCGGATTCGTGCTTATGATTAGTCAACCGTTATTCAAGGCGTTGAAAACTTTAGAACCCATGGATATTCGTAAAGCAGTTAAGTTCGGGGTTTTAGCATTAATTCTGATGAATGCGAGTTGGATTGCCCTCAGTGGTTTCTGGGTGCTTGCACTTGCCGTTTGTTGTATTTTACCGCTGTCTATTGTTTTAGCAAAGAAATTTGTTGTCACTTAA